A window from Chitinophaga filiformis encodes these proteins:
- a CDS encoding ATP-dependent helicase, whose protein sequence is MKANYLDELNERQRAAVEHINGPLMIVAGAGSGKTKVLTTRIAHLLRNGVDAFNILSLTFTNKAAREMKERVEKILGGTEARNLYIGTFHSVFARLLRAEAHRLGYPNDFTIYDSDDAKSVLKTIINEQNLDDKHYKPALVYNRISAAKNSLMGPEEYQHDYAVQQEDMRANRPLTGKLYDMYAKRCFKNGAMDFDDLLFKMYVLLKSFPEVLHKYQHKFKYIMIDEYQDTNPAQYEIIKLLGAAHENICVVGDDAQSIYSFRGATIQNILQFEKDYEDAKVVKLEQNYRSTKSILNVANEVIANNKGQIEKNLWTDNADGEKIKLVRTMTDNEEGKFVADTIAEQKLRNHYANRDFAILYRTNAQSRAFEENLRRKAIPYRIFGGLSFYQRKEIKDFIAYLRIVTNPQEEESLKRIINYPVRGIGKTTLDKVSVLANEHNITFWNVLERAQEFGFKSGTLEAIENFVMMIRSFQAMLGKHNAYDIALQVGKSTNIVKELFNDKTTEGLARYENIQELLNSIKEFTETPTEDGELVEAEKSLGSYLQQITLLTDADKGNDEDSDVVKLMTIHAAKGLEFPVVFSVGLEENLFPSGLSINSREELEEERRLFYVVITRAKSRLYLTYANSRYRFGQLVNNESSRFLEEMPEKYIDRSYAGGGNVNRSPINSGNGLWGNNGGGNMFDRMQKKSPQATQQPSGPRPAPRPVPNAAPGNHVPSPNFTPDDPATMEPGMEVEHQKFGFGTIQTLEGPMNNRIATVNFPKGGGEKKIMLNYARLMIVKK, encoded by the coding sequence ATGAAGGCAAATTATTTAGACGAATTGAATGAGCGGCAACGCGCAGCGGTAGAACATATCAACGGACCGCTGATGATCGTGGCGGGCGCCGGCTCCGGTAAAACCAAAGTGCTGACTACCCGTATCGCACACCTGTTGCGCAACGGCGTGGATGCGTTTAATATTCTCTCGCTTACATTTACGAATAAGGCCGCCCGCGAAATGAAAGAGCGTGTGGAAAAGATCCTTGGAGGTACGGAAGCCCGCAATCTCTATATTGGTACATTCCACTCCGTGTTTGCCCGCCTGCTGAGAGCGGAAGCACACCGCCTCGGTTATCCGAACGATTTTACCATCTACGACTCTGACGATGCTAAAAGCGTGCTTAAAACCATCATAAACGAGCAGAATCTGGACGATAAGCACTATAAGCCTGCCCTGGTATATAACCGCATTTCCGCGGCTAAAAACAGCCTTATGGGGCCTGAGGAGTATCAGCATGACTATGCCGTTCAGCAGGAAGATATGAGGGCTAACAGGCCGCTTACCGGAAAGCTGTACGATATGTACGCCAAACGCTGCTTTAAGAACGGCGCAATGGACTTTGACGACTTGCTGTTCAAAATGTATGTGTTACTGAAGAGCTTCCCGGAAGTACTGCACAAATACCAGCACAAGTTCAAATATATCATGATCGATGAGTACCAGGATACCAACCCTGCCCAGTACGAGATCATCAAACTGTTAGGTGCTGCCCACGAAAATATCTGCGTGGTGGGAGACGATGCCCAGAGTATCTATTCCTTCCGTGGCGCTACCATCCAGAATATCCTCCAGTTCGAAAAGGACTATGAAGATGCCAAGGTGGTGAAGCTGGAGCAGAACTATCGTAGTACCAAGTCCATCCTCAATGTGGCCAACGAGGTGATCGCCAACAACAAGGGCCAGATCGAAAAGAACCTGTGGACAGACAATGCCGATGGGGAAAAGATCAAGCTGGTGCGTACCATGACGGATAATGAGGAAGGTAAGTTCGTTGCCGATACCATCGCCGAGCAAAAATTGCGCAACCATTACGCCAACAGGGATTTCGCCATCCTGTACCGCACAAATGCCCAGAGCCGTGCATTTGAGGAAAACCTGCGCCGTAAAGCCATCCCTTACCGCATCTTCGGAGGCCTGTCCTTCTATCAGCGTAAGGAGATCAAGGACTTCATCGCGTACCTGCGCATCGTTACCAATCCGCAGGAAGAGGAAAGCCTGAAACGAATCATCAATTACCCTGTACGTGGTATCGGTAAAACTACGCTGGACAAAGTATCTGTCCTGGCCAATGAACATAATATCACGTTCTGGAATGTGCTGGAAAGGGCGCAGGAGTTCGGGTTTAAGTCCGGTACCCTGGAAGCGATCGAGAATTTCGTGATGATGATACGCAGTTTCCAGGCCATGCTCGGTAAGCATAATGCTTATGACATCGCTTTGCAGGTTGGTAAATCTACCAACATCGTAAAGGAACTGTTCAATGATAAAACAACAGAGGGCCTGGCCCGTTACGAGAATATCCAGGAATTGCTGAACTCCATCAAGGAATTTACAGAAACACCTACTGAAGATGGTGAACTGGTGGAAGCAGAGAAATCACTGGGTAGCTACCTGCAGCAGATCACGCTGCTGACGGATGCCGATAAAGGAAACGATGAGGACAGCGACGTGGTGAAACTGATGACCATCCACGCGGCGAAGGGACTGGAATTCCCGGTGGTATTCTCCGTTGGGCTGGAAGAAAACCTTTTCCCCAGCGGCCTGTCTATCAATTCCAGGGAAGAACTGGAGGAAGAACGCCGCCTGTTCTACGTGGTGATCACCCGCGCAAAGTCCCGTCTGTACCTCACATATGCCAACAGCAGGTACCGTTTCGGACAGCTGGTGAACAATGAGTCCAGCCGTTTCCTGGAGGAGATGCCTGAAAAGTACATCGACCGCAGCTATGCAGGCGGCGGTAATGTGAACCGTAGTCCTATCAACAGCGGCAACGGTTTATGGGGTAACAATGGCGGCGGCAACATGTTTGACCGCATGCAGAAGAAGTCGCCCCAGGCAACGCAACAGCCTTCAGGTCCGCGTCCTGCGCCAAGACCAGTGCCTAATGCGGCGCCCGGCAACCATGTACCTTCTCCGAACTTTACCCCCGATGATCCGGCTACTATGGAGCCAGGTATGGAAGTGGAACACCAGAAGTTTGGTTTTGGCACCATCCAGACGCTGGAAGGGCCTATGAACAACCGCATTGCTACGGTGAACTTCCCTAAGGGCGGTGGCGAGAAGAAGATCATGCTGAACTACGCCCGCCTGATGATCGTTAAAAAATAA
- a CDS encoding regulatory protein RecX: protein MSSAILKLRHYCAYQERCHSEVKYKCIELGLRGEEIDAAIADLISENFLNEERFARAFAGGKFRTKQWGRKKIVQELKQRQVSEYCIRKGMTEIDGDDYDKTLNNLAAKKYASLRGEQYLKRKYKTMQYLLQKGYEPELIQEIVEQIAKEPG from the coding sequence ATGTCTTCCGCCATACTGAAACTGCGTCATTACTGTGCTTACCAGGAGCGCTGCCACAGCGAGGTAAAATACAAGTGTATCGAGCTGGGATTGCGTGGTGAGGAGATTGATGCAGCAATTGCCGACCTGATCTCGGAGAACTTCCTGAACGAGGAACGCTTTGCCCGCGCCTTTGCCGGCGGGAAATTCCGTACAAAGCAGTGGGGACGAAAGAAGATCGTACAGGAGCTGAAGCAGCGGCAGGTGTCTGAATATTGTATCAGGAAGGGCATGACGGAGATCGATGGTGACGATTATGACAAGACCTTAAACAATCTGGCGGCAAAAAAATACGCATCTCTCAGAGGGGAACAGTATCTCAAAAGGAAGTATAAGACGATGCAATACCTCCTGCAAAAGGGGTATGAACCCGAGCTGATACAGGAAATAGTTGAACAAATTGCAAAAGAACCCGGATAG
- a CDS encoding ArnT family glycosyltransferase produces the protein MGIIHYFKKDQYKNLFLLVWLLLALIQAGFTELMDDEAYYWVYSRHLDWGYFDHPPMVALLIKIGYGLFHNEFGVRLCMVILNVLTLVITDKLIPRRDNRLFYLLLCVMAAMQLGGMLAVPDVPLVFFAALYFLFYRDFLEQQSWKNTLLLALSMALMFYSKYHGILLVAFTVISNLNLLRVFKFYVACIITTILFLPHLYWQYAHDFPSLQYHLVERNASTYQFSFTIEYILGQLALFGPVAGWLVLYYAFVCPIQSAFERALKYCMIGVLAFFLFSTFKGRVETNWTVMLFTPVMVLAHQSVRRKRSLKWSLKILPYLAAFTLILVLATRVYMIWDFMPGVEIRPEIHHNKPWAEEIKKHAAGRPVVFINSYQWPSKYMFYSGEQAYVVNNRYTRRNQYNYWDTEKQLWGKPALIVFTPDNKLPVTDSFNTVKGPWSAYDEDHYYSYSLITLVPAMKYVKVKRGERMPFILQLKNGYHVPVPVDKEHEAVIGYGFAKKEEVLGGVKSDLSLSRAIERRIIRMEVIMPDKPGTYQLKFCVFAGIFFPTHNSQTVTVVVE, from the coding sequence ATGGGCATCATACATTACTTTAAAAAAGACCAATACAAGAATTTATTTCTCCTGGTATGGCTTTTACTGGCGTTGATACAGGCTGGGTTTACCGAGTTGATGGATGATGAGGCCTATTACTGGGTGTACTCCCGCCATCTTGACTGGGGCTATTTTGATCATCCGCCGATGGTGGCGCTGCTGATCAAAATCGGGTATGGATTGTTCCATAATGAGTTCGGCGTTCGTTTGTGCATGGTAATCCTTAATGTGCTGACACTGGTTATTACGGACAAGCTGATACCACGCAGGGATAACCGCTTATTCTACCTGTTGCTCTGTGTGATGGCGGCGATGCAATTAGGCGGTATGTTGGCTGTACCTGATGTGCCACTGGTCTTTTTTGCCGCCCTCTATTTTCTCTTCTACCGCGATTTCCTGGAGCAGCAGAGCTGGAAGAATACCTTGTTGCTGGCCCTGAGTATGGCCCTGATGTTCTACAGCAAATACCATGGTATTCTGCTGGTAGCCTTCACGGTTATCTCTAATCTGAACCTGCTGCGGGTGTTTAAGTTTTATGTTGCCTGTATCATTACCACCATATTATTCCTGCCGCATCTTTACTGGCAGTATGCACATGACTTTCCTTCCCTGCAGTACCACCTGGTGGAAAGGAATGCCAGCACTTACCAGTTTAGTTTTACCATTGAATACATCCTGGGGCAGTTAGCTTTATTCGGCCCTGTTGCCGGATGGCTGGTGTTATACTATGCTTTTGTTTGCCCTATCCAGAGCGCTTTTGAAAGGGCATTGAAGTATTGTATGATAGGTGTACTGGCCTTCTTCCTGTTCAGTACTTTTAAAGGCAGGGTGGAGACCAACTGGACAGTGATGCTGTTTACACCGGTAATGGTGCTGGCACATCAGTCGGTGCGCCGTAAGCGGTCCCTGAAATGGTCGCTCAAAATACTGCCCTATCTGGCTGCATTCACACTGATCCTTGTACTGGCTACCCGCGTTTATATGATATGGGATTTTATGCCGGGTGTTGAAATACGTCCGGAAATACATCACAATAAGCCCTGGGCTGAAGAGATCAAAAAACATGCGGCTGGCCGTCCGGTGGTGTTCATCAACAGTTATCAATGGCCTTCAAAGTATATGTTCTATAGTGGAGAACAGGCTTACGTGGTGAACAACCGCTATACCCGCCGGAACCAGTACAACTATTGGGATACGGAAAAACAACTCTGGGGCAAACCGGCGCTGATCGTTTTTACGCCAGATAACAAGTTGCCGGTAACGGATAGTTTCAATACCGTTAAAGGGCCCTGGAGTGCTTACGATGAGGATCATTATTATTCCTATTCACTGATCACGCTGGTGCCTGCCATGAAATATGTAAAGGTGAAACGGGGTGAACGCATGCCATTCATCCTGCAGTTGAAGAATGGTTATCATGTACCGGTACCGGTCGATAAGGAACATGAGGCTGTAATAGGGTATGGATTTGCAAAGAAGGAGGAAGTATTGGGGGGAGTGAAGTCAGATCTGTCTTTAAGCCGTGCAATTGAGCGGCGTATTATCCGTATGGAGGTGATCATGCCGGACAAACCGGGCACCTATCAATTAAAATTCTGTGTATTTGCCGGCATATTTTTTCCAACGCATAACAGCCAGACAGTAACAGTAGTGGTAGAATAA
- the thiL gene encoding thiamine-phosphate kinase codes for MSEERTEINSLGEFGLIELLTKNIEIQQASTILGVGDDAAVIDHFGRQTVISTDMLVEGIHFDLMYTPLKHLGYKSVVVNLSDIYAMNANPTQITMSIAFSNRFSVDALNEFYEGVYAACEKYGVDLIGGDTTSSQKGFVISVTAIGEVAPDKFVKRSTAQKGDLLCVSGDLGAAYLGLTLLEREKRIYLESPQLQPDLEDQTYIIGRQLKPEARRDIIEFLQEQDIQPTAMMDVSDGLSSEILHICKQSNLGVVLYEEKIPIASETKEMALKFSLDPTAAALSGGEDYELLFTMKQADYDKIVLSEQISVIGYMTDISEGAHIHTKGGNKFKLVAQGWNAFQQ; via the coding sequence ATGAGTGAAGAAAGAACAGAGATCAACTCGCTTGGCGAGTTCGGACTAATAGAACTGCTTACTAAAAATATTGAGATCCAGCAGGCCAGCACGATCCTGGGTGTAGGTGATGACGCTGCTGTCATTGACCATTTTGGCCGCCAGACGGTCATATCCACCGATATGCTGGTGGAAGGCATTCACTTTGACCTGATGTATACGCCGCTGAAACACCTCGGCTATAAATCAGTGGTGGTAAACCTCTCCGACATATATGCCATGAACGCTAACCCTACTCAGATCACTATGAGTATTGCGTTCAGCAACCGCTTCTCCGTAGATGCGCTCAACGAATTTTATGAAGGCGTATATGCTGCCTGCGAAAAATATGGCGTAGACCTCATCGGGGGAGATACCACTTCTTCCCAGAAAGGCTTCGTGATCAGCGTAACAGCTATCGGTGAAGTGGCGCCTGACAAATTTGTAAAACGCTCCACCGCTCAGAAAGGAGACCTGCTTTGCGTATCGGGCGACCTGGGTGCCGCTTACCTCGGACTGACGCTGCTGGAAAGAGAAAAGAGGATCTACCTTGAAAGTCCGCAGCTGCAACCAGACCTGGAAGATCAGACCTATATTATCGGTCGCCAGTTAAAACCGGAGGCCCGTCGCGATATCATTGAATTCCTCCAGGAACAGGATATCCAGCCCACGGCGATGATGGATGTGAGTGATGGCCTCAGTTCGGAGATCCTGCATATCTGTAAACAGAGTAACCTCGGTGTGGTGTTGTACGAAGAGAAGATCCCTATTGCCAGTGAGACGAAGGAAATGGCACTGAAATTCTCTCTCGACCCCACAGCGGCAGCGCTTAGCGGTGGCGAAGATTATGAGCTGCTCTTTACCATGAAACAGGCGGACTATGATAAGATCGTTCTATCTGAGCAGATCAGTGTGATCGGGTATATGACAGATATCAGTGAGGGCGCGCATATCCATACTAAAGGTGGTAACAAATTCAAACTTGTAGCACAGGGCTGGAATGCCTTCCAGCAGTAA
- a CDS encoding inositol monophosphatase family protein: MLKATLLKATKAGGDVLKQYFNGSFEISSKSSVNDLVTEADKNAETAIFSVIRENFPHHFILSEESGEITSDSNIKWIIDPLDGTVNFAHGIPICCVSIGIEQDGEMILGAVYNPFLDEFFFAEKGQGATLNDKRIRVSTKDDMKKACMVTGFPYTWKEYTHSPIDVFEYFVKRGQPVRRLGSAAIDLCWVAAGRFDGYYEHSLNAWDAAAGFLIVEEAGGKVTDFKGHRYSPYQRTLIATNGLIHEPLVDIVNGKY; the protein is encoded by the coding sequence ATGTTAAAAGCAACCCTACTCAAAGCAACAAAAGCCGGCGGAGATGTTCTAAAGCAATACTTTAACGGCTCTTTCGAGATATCCAGCAAAAGTTCCGTGAATGATCTGGTAACAGAAGCTGATAAGAATGCAGAGACTGCCATTTTCAGCGTGATAAGGGAAAACTTCCCGCATCACTTTATACTCAGTGAAGAGTCTGGCGAGATCACTTCAGATTCCAACATCAAATGGATCATTGATCCCCTGGACGGCACCGTGAACTTTGCCCATGGCATTCCCATCTGCTGCGTTTCTATTGGTATCGAGCAGGATGGAGAGATGATCCTGGGTGCTGTATACAACCCTTTCCTCGACGAATTCTTCTTTGCAGAAAAGGGACAGGGCGCTACCCTCAACGACAAACGTATCAGGGTATCCACTAAAGACGATATGAAAAAAGCCTGTATGGTAACGGGTTTCCCCTACACCTGGAAGGAATATACTCATAGCCCCATCGATGTATTTGAGTACTTCGTAAAACGGGGACAACCGGTACGCCGGCTCGGATCTGCCGCTATCGATCTCTGCTGGGTAGCTGCCGGCCGCTTTGACGGATACTACGAACATAGCCTCAATGCATGGGACGCTGCCGCAGGATTCCTTATTGTAGAGGAAGCAGGAGGTAAAGTAACCGACTTCAAAGGCCACCGCTACTCTCCTTACCAGCGTACGCTGATCGCTACCAATGGACTTATTCATGAGCCACTGGTGGACATTGTAAATGGAAAATACTGA
- a CDS encoding amidohydrolase, with product MSDLKVTLIQTNLHWENIEENLRMFDEKINAIQERTEVVVLPEMFSTGFSMAPERLAQTMDGSAVQWMKKKAAEKNIILTGSLIIEENGQYWNRLLWMQPNGVYGTYDKRHLFGYGGEHEHYQPGDKRLIAQVKGWKVCLTVCYDLRFPVWSRNVISPETGEPAYDVLINVANWPERRSTPWKTLIHARAIENQCYTIGVNRVGNDGNNIYHSGDSSLIDPLGEIIYRKSHDEDIFTTTLERSRLEEVRKNFPFLKDADKFQVF from the coding sequence ATGTCAGATCTGAAGGTAACGCTTATACAGACCAACCTGCACTGGGAAAATATAGAGGAAAATCTTCGCATGTTCGATGAAAAGATCAATGCTATTCAGGAACGGACAGAAGTAGTGGTATTGCCGGAAATGTTCAGTACAGGCTTTAGTATGGCCCCGGAAAGACTGGCACAGACCATGGATGGCAGCGCTGTACAGTGGATGAAGAAGAAAGCGGCCGAGAAGAATATAATCCTGACCGGAAGCCTGATCATCGAAGAGAACGGACAATACTGGAACCGCCTGCTCTGGATGCAGCCTAACGGTGTATACGGCACCTACGATAAACGTCACCTTTTTGGTTATGGCGGAGAGCACGAGCATTACCAGCCGGGCGATAAACGCCTGATAGCCCAGGTAAAAGGCTGGAAGGTCTGCCTGACTGTTTGTTATGACCTTCGCTTCCCGGTATGGTCGAGGAATGTGATCTCACCGGAAACCGGCGAGCCGGCATATGATGTGCTGATCAATGTAGCCAACTGGCCGGAGCGGAGAAGTACCCCATGGAAGACCTTAATCCATGCCCGCGCCATTGAAAATCAATGCTATACCATTGGCGTGAACAGGGTTGGCAATGACGGCAACAATATTTACCACAGCGGCGACTCCAGCCTGATCGATCCCCTGGGAGAGATCATTTACAGGAAATCGCACGATGAGGATATTTTTACTACTACACTAGAACGCTCCCGCCTGGAAGAGGTAAGGAAGAACTTTCCTTTCCTGAAGGATGCAGATAAATTCCAGGTATTTTAA
- a CDS encoding VOC family protein: MLNGIHHIAIICADYERSKRFYTEVLGLKIIREVYRLERRSYKLDLALNGHYVIELFSFPDPPPRVSGPEAVGLRHLAFSVSNIEQVVAHLKTHNVTPEPIRTDPYTGRRFTFFTDPDGLPLELYEV; encoded by the coding sequence ATGTTGAACGGTATACATCATATTGCTATCATTTGCGCTGACTATGAACGAAGTAAGCGTTTTTATACAGAAGTGCTTGGACTGAAGATCATCCGTGAGGTATACCGGCTGGAACGCCGGTCGTACAAGCTGGACCTGGCTCTCAACGGGCACTACGTGATAGAATTGTTTTCTTTTCCCGACCCGCCGCCAAGAGTAAGCGGTCCGGAAGCCGTTGGATTGAGGCACCTGGCCTTTTCAGTGAGTAATATTGAACAGGTGGTAGCTCATCTTAAAACCCATAATGTAACTCCCGAGCCTATACGCACAGATCCTTACACCGGCAGGCGGTTCACCTTTTTCACGGACCCTGACGGCCTGCCGCTGGAATTATACGAAGTGTAA
- the nagA gene encoding N-acetylglucosamine-6-phosphate deacetylase, whose protein sequence is MLRAYINTRIFTGDLWLDGYAVVTDEGRIQQVLPQAQIPTDAELTDLKGAILAPAFIDLQIYGGNGKLFPFTPDSATLKATYEYCSAGGAAFFLPTIPTHSPEVIRKSIEAVRQYWQEGGKGVLGLHLEGPFINPEKKGAHLSRYIKQPTAADIDELLAVGKGIIKMMTLAPECCDPALVKQLQDAGVVVSAGHSNADYATAYKSFDDGITTTTHLFNAMSPLQSRAPGMVGAIYDHPAVHASIVADGIHVDFNAVRISKKVMGERLFLITDAVVACAEGDYIYVEEPDRYVNAQGVLAGSRLTMHKAVKNCITKVGILPEEALRMASTYPAIVAGVSHELGKIAPGYLDTMVVLDTDWELKHLIGLS, encoded by the coding sequence ATGCTTAGGGCTTACATTAACACTCGGATTTTCACAGGCGATTTATGGCTGGATGGTTATGCTGTTGTTACAGACGAGGGGCGTATACAACAGGTATTACCACAGGCGCAGATACCAACAGACGCTGAACTGACCGATCTGAAAGGCGCTATCCTGGCGCCGGCTTTCATTGATCTGCAGATCTATGGCGGCAATGGCAAACTGTTCCCTTTTACACCCGATAGCGCTACTTTAAAGGCTACCTATGAATATTGCAGCGCCGGTGGCGCCGCTTTTTTTCTGCCAACCATTCCTACACATTCTCCCGAAGTGATACGGAAATCTATCGAAGCCGTACGGCAGTACTGGCAGGAAGGCGGTAAAGGCGTATTGGGCCTCCACCTGGAAGGGCCCTTCATTAATCCCGAGAAAAAAGGAGCACATCTCTCCCGATATATCAAACAACCTACCGCGGCAGATATCGATGAACTGCTGGCTGTAGGCAAAGGCATCATTAAAATGATGACCCTTGCGCCTGAATGCTGCGATCCCGCGCTGGTAAAGCAATTACAGGATGCCGGCGTGGTGGTTTCCGCCGGCCATAGCAATGCCGATTATGCTACTGCGTACAAATCGTTTGATGATGGCATTACTACCACCACACACCTGTTCAATGCCATGTCTCCCCTGCAGAGCCGTGCCCCTGGCATGGTGGGCGCTATTTACGACCATCCGGCAGTACATGCCAGCATCGTAGCAGACGGGATACATGTGGACTTTAATGCGGTCCGCATCAGTAAAAAAGTAATGGGGGAACGCCTCTTCCTGATCACGGACGCCGTGGTGGCCTGCGCGGAAGGCGACTATATATACGTGGAAGAGCCGGACCGTTACGTGAATGCCCAGGGTGTACTGGCTGGTTCCAGGCTTACCATGCATAAGGCTGTAAAGAATTGTATAACGAAGGTGGGTATCTTACCTGAAGAAGCGCTACGAATGGCTTCTACCTATCCTGCTATTGTTGCCGGCGTATCCCATGAGTTGGGTAAAATAGCACCCGGCTACCTGGACACAATGGTAGTTTTGGATACTGACTGGGAGTTGAAACATTTAATTGGGTTATCTTAG
- a CDS encoding RNA polymerase sigma factor, whose amino-acid sequence MSSTEFNTLLLGNADFLRPYAVTLTKDSESAKDLYQETLFRALANRDKYLAGTNIRAWLYTIMRNIFINNYRRGNRQFRLLDNSAGEYLLHQQQPCIGNSAETNLRIKDVHMAVYNLPVIFKQPFMLYFEGYKYYEIAAMLNEPLGTVKSRIHFARKMLKSRIARY is encoded by the coding sequence ATGTCATCCACAGAATTTAATACGTTGCTCCTTGGAAATGCCGATTTCCTCAGACCGTATGCAGTTACCTTGACAAAAGATTCGGAATCTGCGAAAGACCTTTACCAGGAAACGCTGTTCCGCGCGCTGGCCAACCGTGACAAGTACCTGGCGGGTACCAATATCCGGGCATGGCTGTATACCATTATGCGCAATATCTTCATCAACAATTACCGGCGTGGTAACAGGCAGTTCCGTTTGCTGGACAATTCCGCCGGAGAATACCTGCTGCATCAGCAACAACCATGCATCGGCAATTCCGCAGAAACCAACCTGCGTATCAAAGATGTACATATGGCGGTGTATAACCTCCCCGTAATATTTAAACAACCTTTCATGCTTTATTTTGAAGGGTATAAGTATTATGAAATAGCTGCTATGCTGAACGAGCCGCTGGGAACCGTAAAAAGCCGCATTCACTTTGCCCGTAAAATGCTGAAATCCCGTATTGCAAGATATTGA